The Canis lupus dingo isolate Sandy chromosome 18, ASM325472v2, whole genome shotgun sequence genome includes the window aggtgagggcaggtgggtggtggCTCTCAGAAGGCCGCATTGTTGCCCCCTGGTCCCTTTTATCTCCAGCTGGAGGTGGCTGGacagctgggctccctgcatctgCTCCTGACCCCTCAGCAGCTCCAGCAGCTTCAAGAACTGCTCAGTGCCATGAGCCTTGCAGGTGAGGCCTCTGGATGCTGCAGGGGATGGGATGGCTAGGGAGGGGCCACCCAAGCTGGTCTGACACAAAGAAGTGTCCTCCTCCATAGACCCAGAGGGCCTGGTTGGCAAGCTGAACAAGAGCCGCCCACTAGGTGCTGAAGACCTGTGGCTGATTGAGCAGGACCTGAACCAGCAGCTGCAGGCAGGGGCTGTGGCTGAGCCCCTCAGCTCAGAACCCCTTACCAATCCTCTTGTCAACCCGGACAACACTGGTGGGTGTGGGGCCAGACCTGGCAGTTGACTGGGCAGCTAGCCTGGGTGCAGGAGTCATGGGGGCCAAGTACAGCTTTCCCTGACCTCCCTTGCCCTGGCCCACAGACCTCTTCTTCTCCATGGTGGGTCTCACGAGCAGTGTGGCCTCAGCCCTCTCTGAGCTCTCGCTCTCGGATGTAGACCTAGGATCCTCTGTGCACAGCGACATGGCCCCCCGCCGGCTGTCTGCTCATGCCCACCCAACTGGTGAGTGCTCCCAGGGCAAGAAGAGCTGGAAGAGGCCTCAGTGCCCACGTGATGGCATGCACATGCAGGAGGCCTCCATCGATGCTTTGAGGATCACTGTGGTGACTTGGTTCCCTTGGGACGCTTGGGGAACCTGATGGGTAGAGGCTGGGTTTCAAAGTCAGTGATCCTGGGCCGTGCACTTAAATTCTTAgagactcagtttctccttcCATAAAAAGGGCATAAGATCTGACCTTGCTAGGCTATATGTTTTTGGCCGATGTTTATCGCGAGATTATGTATGTCAAGTGCTGGCCTGAGTGCTTTATCACCCCTAATTCTTCCAGCTCCCTGAGAGAGTGGAATTGAGCCTAGGCTCAGTATCTGGCATAACGAGGCTCTGCATCACCCCTGACCAGCCACGCCCCATGCCAGAGTCACATAGTCCATCTGGGCCAGGGcttctcccagcccccagcccaatATCTGGGGTACTCATGAGCTCTGGGAAGTCCCTGGTGAAACCTCTGTCCTCTCAGGCAAGATGGCCCCCACGCCCCTCCCGGACACCCTGCGCCCTGACTCGCTGGTGAAGATGACCTTGGGGGGCATGACCCTGACTTTGCTTCAGACGACTGCCCCATCTTCTGGACCACCTGACCTCACCACCCACTTTTTTTCGGAGTTTGATGCCACCAAGGATGGGCCCTTCGGCTCCCGTGACTTCCACCATCTCCGACCACGCTTCCAGAGGGCCTGTCCCTGTAGCCATGTCCGGTACAAGCCCAAGGCAGGGGCCCAAGGAGAGACTCCCTCAGCCCCACAAGCCCAACCTCTGATGCCCAGCTTCTTCCTTGCAGACTAACGGGCACAGCTGTGCAGCTATCCTGGGAGCTGCGGACAGGCCGGGGCCGGAGGACTACCAGCACACAAGTGCACTTTGGTCAGCTCGAGGTGCTGGAGTGCCTGTGGCCCAGGGGTACCTCAGAGCCTGAGTACACAGAGGTGAGGGCTGAGGGCGAGTGTGTATGTGGCAAGGCCTGCAGGTACAAGTGGGTGTGGAGGCTCAACCTGACTTTTGCCTCCTGTATCCCATCCCAGATCCTGAGCTTCCCCAGCAGCCTAGGTTCCCAGGCCTCAGCTCGGCCCTGTGCCCACCTGTGTCATACACAGACTCTACGCAGGATGTCCAGGGTAATCCACCCCCTCCTATGCCTGACCTTTGGCTGTTTCCCGTGGTACATTCACCCCTCCCCACGTCTTGGCCTCTGCTGGTACCTCCCTGTTCCTACCTCCTTCCCCCTTTGCCTATGCTCCAGGTAGAGCATACCTCCCAGTCTGGGCCCTACATAAGGCATCCTCTTGGCCTGGTGGTCTCTTCCCTGGCTCATCTTGGCAAATCCTTGCCAGTTTCCAAATATTAGGTggcttttattaaataaacatggTCATCTTTCTCAGACAATGTGGTGAAGATTTCCCAATCCCCTGTTCAAATTTCCCTTCCCATCACCACAGAGGACTATGTGTTCTGTTTTTGCTCAAAGGGGGGGGGTCCCTTCCCATCCTACCCTCTCTGACCCCCCCACCACAGCCCTCACTGACCTGAACACCTTCGCCCCCAGAGCCGAGCCCGGCGCCCAGCTGCCTGCCATTGCCACTCAGAACTGGCCCTAGACCTAGCTGATTTCCAGGCAGACGTGGAGCTGGGGGCCCTGGACCGGCTTGCTGCCCTGCTGCGTCTGGCTACCATATCCCCTCCTGAGCCACCTGCCGGCCTCCTGGTAAGATACCCAGCTGGGACAGCGATCTGGCATGGCCCCTCTGGCTCACAGCCACGGTGGTGAGGCCCCTGGCAGCGGCTCTGATGACCACCATCCTCTCACAGACAGAAGCCGCACCAGCTGCTGAGCAGCAGACAGTGGTGCGGCTGTCAGCACCCCGGGCCACACTGCAGCTGCGCTTCCCCATTGCTGATCTGCGGCCGGAGCGGGACCCCTGGGCAGGCCGGGCTGTGCGGACCGAGCAGCTACGGTTGGAGCTGAGTGAGCCCCAGTTCCGGTCAGAGTTGAACAGTGGTCCTGGTCCCCCGATCCCCACCCGCCTGGAACTTTCCTGCTCCGACCTACATGGTGAGAGCTCCCCAGGGAACAATACCCAGGACAGGGCCCCAGGCCTCTGGGAGAGGTGGGCTCAGGGTTACAGAAGGGACTGAGTCGCAGTTAGGACAGACTCTGGCCCAACCCTCACCAGCTCTGTGAGGAGCCAGCATTGCCTGTCTCCAGGCTTGTCTGAGAATGATCAGAGTGGACCCTTTATCGCTGGACTGCTACAGATTGTGAGTGTGAGCGAGGGCACAGGCCTGTAAGCGATAAGGACAGTCACCACAAGGGAGGTTCCAGGCCCCTACTAACCCCATCTGACACTggggaagaaatggggaaaagcaGCAGTGACAACACCCCATTCCTCCTTATCCTCCCAGGTACCTATGAAGATGGAGAGAAGCCACCCATCCCCTGCCTGCGGGTCTCCAAAGCCCTGGATCCCAAGAGCCCTGGGCGCAAATACTTCCTGCCCCAGTAAGTGGGGGGCTCTAGAAGGGACAGACAGGAGAGGAGCACTTTGCTACTGAGAGTGGCACTGAGGTGGGATCAGGGGCTAAGGGGGCCTTGCAGGCCAGTGACAGGCCTGTGCCCTGGCAGGGTAGTGGTGACCCTGAACCCCCAGCTCAGCAGCGCACAGTGGGAAGTGGCCCCTGAGAAGGGAGAGGAGCTGGAGCTGTCGGCTGAGAGTCCATGTGAGCTGCGGGAACCTGAGCCCTCACCCTTCTCCTCCAAGAGGACAATGTACGAGACGGAGGAGGTGAGGCCCTGAACCAGGGGAGCCACTTGGTAGCTGTGGGACAGGAGGACAGGACCACCTGGGGCACCAGCAAGAGTTTCATCTCTTCCATCATCTTAGACCAATGGAGAATCAAAAGCACCCCAGCTCGTGGGGCTTGGGGGGTGAGGACACTGGTGAGGGTCAGCCCCAGGAGGCACAGGTCCCTGGTTGGGAAGATCAGAACCCCATCTATTGGCTGTGTACATTTGAACATCACCTTCTCTGAAGGTGAAGAGGTTTGAGTGAGAGACAGTTAAGGACCTGGCCTCTGGGGCAAAtggtctgggtttgaatccaggcTCTTCTATTCAGTGGTTTCATCCTCTTAGAAGTGGTCTAATCTCAGAGAATTAGACACAAATGAGTTTCCTTGTCTTGAAAGTGGATACAATGACCTGCATCATAGGCTTATCATGAGGATAAAGGAGTTTAAAATATGTGAGACTCTCATAGCAGGTTTGGCACGTGATCAGCGCTTCACATGAGCTGGCCGTCACATATCCCAGCAGAGAGAGGTtcctgtgaatgaataaatgataggAAGTCAGGATGTAGACCAGGGTCTGATTCCTGAGCCAGCAGCAGACCCTGACGTCTCTCAGATGCCTTTCCCTGCTCCCCTGTCTAGATGGTGATTCCTGGAGACCCTGAGGAGATGAGGACCTTCCAGAGCCGGGCTCTGGCCCTGTCCCGCTGCAGCCTGGAAGTGGTCCTGCCCAGCACCCACATCTTCCTGCCCAGCAAGGAGGTCTATGAGAGCCTCTATAACAGGTGATGCCTCGGGCGGGTAGGGGGAAGGCAGGCCTCCTCACTGCTGCTGTCCATCTGCCTGTGCTGGGCCAGGCCACCCTCACTGCTGCCGTCTATCTGTCCCAGGATCAACAACGACCTGCTCATGTGGGAGCCTGCGGATCTGCTTCCCGCCCCTGACCCCGCTGCTCACCCCCCTGCCTTCCCAGGCCCCTCAGGCTTCTGGCACGACAACTTCAAGATGTGCAAGTCAGCCTTCAAGCTGGGTAGGAAGGCTGCCCCAGCAGGGGTCCCaagcaccaccaccccccagagctgggcagggctggggcagcagggagcagggtTGGGCAGCCCCCCCTggtgctgggcagggctggggcagccctCTCAGGTCTCCTTCCCACTTCCACTCCTTCCATCTCACCCCAGACTCAGACTCGGATGAGGAGGATGCCCACTTCTTCTCAGTAGGGACGTCAGGcgctccccagccccctgcccctgagTCCCCAAGTCCTCGCTCCCAGAGTACCGTCTCTACATTGGTAACAGTGCTGAAGGGTCGGATCACAGCCTTCTGTGAGACCaaggtgagggcagcctggggaggTGAGCCCCACTGACTgcagtgccccccacccaccactgCAGGAGAGCAAGACCAGTATGAACAGCTCCAATTTGGGAAACTGGGAAGAAAAGAAGCCCCAGTGTGACTGAGAGTGGTCTGTTTGGCCAGCagcacccacccaccacccacggACCCACACATGCCACTCCAACGATCCATCTCACCCCATTAGTACCTGTTGTGTGTAAGGCGCAATGCTAGGGATCCAGATGGGCACTGTCTCGTGCTGGATGGCAGATAAAGCAGGGATGACTTCCCTTCTGGCAAAAGAGACAagtgatggggcgcctgggtggctcagccagttaagggtctgtctgactcttgatttcagctccggtcatctcagggtcatgagatcaagccccacatcagcctccacactgcatatggagcctgcttaagattctctctctcccccacaaaaaagattctctatctctccttctgtccctcatcctctccctctctaagaaaaaaaagagagagagacaagtgcTGTCCTAGGCCTTCAGTGGAGTCCTGATAGAGCTAGAGCTGGTCCTAGTCGGGCCAGGGCTCCAGGAGACAGCCCCTCTGAGGGAGTGGGGGCTGCTGTGTGCTCTGGTGAGGCCACGCCACATCCTCTTTCCACAGGATGAGCTTGGGAGGCGGCTAGAGACTTCACACGGGGAACTAGTGTTGGATGTGGAGCAAGGCACCATCTTCAGCGTCTCCCAGTACCGAGGCCAGCCGGGACTTGGCTACTTCTGCCTAGAAGCAGAGAAGGCAAAGCTCTACCACCGAGGTGTGAGGGGAGGGGGCTTGAAGGAGGGATATGGGCCCTGGGTGGAGGGGACAATAAGCCAGCTCAGCAGGGGGCTCACCAGCTGCCTCCCCAGCGGCTGTGGATGACTACCTGCTGCCCAGTCACCTGGAGCTGCCCAGCTTTGCTCCTCCGGCCCAGCTGGCCCCAACCATCTACCCATCAGAGGAAGGGGTGACTGAACGGGGAGCCTCAGGCCACAAGGGCCAGGGCCGGGGTCCCCACATGCTATCCACTGCTGTGCGCATCCATCTGGACCCCCACAAGAATGTCAAGGTACAGCAGTGTCTGCTTCTGATCTACCCGCTTGGCTGGGGCAACTGCCTCCCTGGTGCCTGGTAGGCTGGGCCCCACTATGCTGACTATGCCCCACCTCCAGGAGTTCCTCGTGACACTGAGGCTCCACAGAGCCACCCTGCGCCACTTCATGGCTCTGCCAGAACAGAGTTGGCACTCCCAGGTGAGCATAAGTGGTGTGGGCAGGCAGGTCTCTGAGCTGGGGGGAGGCCAGTGTgagggacctgggctgggccAGAGCTGACTTCCAAGTGAAGCCCCTGAGAAAGGGGTGCGTAGCAGGTGGGGGGGGCATGctgtggtgggggcaggggttaGAGGAAAGAGGAGGCCCCTGAtcctcactgcccctcctgtcGTGGCCCCCAAAGCTGTTGGAGTTCTTAGATGTGCTCGATGACCCAGTGCTGGGCTACCTGCCCCCAACCGTCATTACCGTCCTACACACTCACCTGTTCTCCTGCGCCGTGGACTACAGGTACCCAGGCTAGGTGGGctaagagagaggggcaggctctCATGTGTAAGGAGCCTGCCCTGGTGCATGTGTACCCCTCAGGCCCCTCTACCTCCCTGTGCGTGTCCTTGTCACCGCTGAGACCTTCACCCTCTCCAGCAACATCATCATGGACACCTCCACCTTCCTACTCAGGTATGTACCCCCCTCACCCGGCACAATTTCCATTCCCCCTCAAGCTGAGCTGCAGCTGCTACTCCCCCAGGGTCCCACCTACATGCTGTGTGTCCTCAGGCTGGTCTCTGAGCCCTCTGTACACTTGGGTGATGATCCCTCTCTCAGGAATGGGAATTGCTTTCACCTTCCTGGATGACAGTTGTGCCTGTGCATCAGAGCCTTCAAAGCGCTGGTGCTCTCTAACCTGATGTCTCACGGAGGTACTTGTTCTAAGGGTACAAGGAAAACAGGTGGAATGCGATGACTTTgtagtataatttaaaatttataaacagtCTAAATGCCCCCAAATGACAACTTGAGTCAGTAAACATGGCTTACCCAATGATTAAAGTCAAGTCAAAGAGTGACATTGAAAAATATGGGAAATGCAGTAATGCAACACATCCTGAAGAATCTAAGATACAAAGTTCTATGGGGcgttgttttcttaaagatttataagggtttatttgtatatatgtctGTGGCTTCACagaaaagttgaagaaaatatatatgatgcTTTTCTCAGAATTTGAGATTAGGGAATACGAtaagagattatttcttttttattttaaaatgtcttaaaggAGCTTGTGTTGTGTTGCCATTAGAATAAGGACCTAATTTGAAAGAACAATGAATGCTGTAGCAGGGAAGCAGGACACTTGCCTCCTGGGGCCACTGTGAGGCCTGGATGAGGTAGAGAAGCGGGAAGTACTTGGAGAGCACTACCTGCCTTCTGACCTAAGCGAGCATGCACTGTTTTGGGCCTGCAGCACAGGAGATAGGACCAGTCTCCCCAGTGTACAGACAAGAACACTAAGGCCAGAGAGGACCCAGCGCTAGTTTCCTGTGGGCTCGGGACCCCTTGtggcttcccctctgcctgtctctaggAGCCCCACCCTTCTGGCTCCCATGGAGCTGCAGCCTGCAGTGGCTCCTGGGCCCTTCTCAGCCCTGTTCCCCACCAGGTTCATCCTCGACGACTCAGCCTTATACCTGTCCGACAAGTGTGAGGTGGAGACCCCGGATCTGCAGCGAGGTGGGCAGGGCCTGGACTGGGCTCCCTCCCTCTGAGGGTACACAGCCCCCGGCCACACTCAGAGCAGCCAGGTGTCCTCACCTAGCTGCACCCACACATTTGTGCACGCACACAAGGGCTATACTCAGATAAAGCCCAGATTCTCCCCTCTGGTGgtgggccaggggctgggtgtGAAGAAGCAGTTGGAACTTCTCTTGCTTCCTGCTCAGATTACGTCTGTGTCTTGGATGTTGACCTTCTGGAGCTTGTGATTAAAACCTGGAAGGGGAGCACCGAGGGCAAATTGGTGAGTGTTGCCCAGAATCCCCTGGAGCCAGAGCAGAGCCAAGGGCCGAGGGAGCCTTTCCCCTTGCACTCTCCTCCCTTCTGCTCCCTGGGCCTGGGCTTAGGTTACAGTCACTACCTGCCCTTTGTGCTGGGCTCTGGTTAGTGGCCCTCCTGGAAAGGGCCCGGCCTACCCTGGGTGTCCCATAATATGAACCCCACCACTAGAGGGCGAAAGCAGGGCCTAGGGAGTCAGATAGCCTTTGCGGGACCtgcttcctcctttgtaaaataaagatagtaGGCTCCACCTGGCCAGGCTGAGGTGAGCAATAAAGGACTGGGCACTTGAACACTTTCACACGGGGAGTGCACTCCTGCTTCCTTGAGTGACTCTGGACGAAGTCCCTTTCACCCTCTGGACTCAGTTTGCTCCATAATTCAGTGGGTTTGTTGGGCAGCAGGCTGAGCAGCCTGGGGAAGACCTGGCCAGGTCCTACGTATGTGTGGCGTGGATAGAGCCTGAGCTGATGgcgccccacccctgccacccagAGCCAGCCGCTGTTCGAGCTGCGTTGCTCCAACAACGTGGTACACGTGCACAGCTGTGCAGACTCCTGCGCCCTGCTGGTCAACCTGCTCCAGTACATAATGAGTGAGGGCGACCTacacccccctccccggccccccagccccacagagATCGCCGGCCAGAAAGTACAGGTGAGGCCTGGCCCTACAGGCTGCTAGAACTCTGCCAGGCCCACTCCTCTGCCTCAGCCCCCAGGGGCCTGGCTTTGGGGGAGAGGCACCCCTTCCTCCTGTGACTCACTCATCACTCCTCCTCTGCTTGGCCCAGCTCTCTGagagccctgcctccctgccctcctgccctccagtgGAGACAGCCCTCATCAACCAGCGGGACCTGGCCGATGCCCTCTTGGACACTGAGCGCAGCTTGCGGGAGCTGACCCAGCCTTCAGGTAGGGTGGGGCGTGCTTTGGGGCCAGGGGACACAATCAGGCACCCAAATCAGACATCCCCCCAAAACTGACATCTCTCTCCACAGGTGACCCTCTCACTCAGGCCTCGCCCGTGTCAGTCTATCTATTCCCAGGGGAACGGACTGGGGCCCAGCCCCACTTGGCCCCTGCTGTGACCCCTGCTGGCAGCTTGGGGTCCTGCTCAGAGGCCAAGAAGgtgaaaaggaagagggagatggagacacTCTGGACAGTGACGAGTTCTGCATCCTTGATGCTCCTGGCCTGGGCATCCCGGTGTGTGGGGGGCAGGCTGGGCAGGGCCACAGAGTGGTGGGAGAGGGTGGCTCCTTTCTATGCCCCTTCTAGAGCTCCTGCTGTTAGAGGAGCAGGTGCACCTGGGTCTGTGGcagagtttgggggtggggtgggtctCTCTGACTCTGGGCTTTGAAGGAGCAAGTTGattttcagaggaagagagaaagaatggcatCCAGGACAAAGGGAAGGACAtcaaggggaaggagagggaggagcagggtggTTAGCAGGAGCGGGAGAAGAATTATTTGACTGCAGGGGTGATGACCTGCTGGCCTCCAGGAGCCAATGAAATGTCACATGCAAGCAAGACCCAGGGAGATAGGGCTGGCGAGAGCAAGGGGCACTTTGGTCCCCCCTGGACAGAGCACTGTGATATAAGTTCGGGGGAGGGAGCGGGCAGGAGACTCATCTTTTGTAAGAAACAGGAAGGGAAGTGTGAGGATGGGGAAGAAATTGGGCCTAGACTGGGAAAAGTATCTATGCACATGTGTTCACTTGGCCTCCTGCCTACAGCCCCGAGATGGGGAGCCCGTGGTGACACAGCTGCATCCAGGCCCCATCATCGTGCAGGATGGGTACTTCTCACGGCCCCTGGGCAGCACAGACCTGCTACGGGCGCCTGCCCACTTCCCCGTGCCTAGCAGCCGTGTGGTGCTACGTGAGGTCTCCCTTGTCTGGCACCTCTATGGGGGCCGAGACTTTGGGCCCCACCCTGGCCACAGGTGAGTAGGACGGGTGCAGGTGGCAGCTATGGCAAGGGGGCCCACCCACCTGGGATATGGGACGCAGCCCAAGGTCCAGCTCTGACTTCAGCCACTGATAACCTTGAGCAGGATCCTTGCCTCAGTGGCCTCcgttctttctcttccccacccacctcccacagCTGAGGCTGGAGAGGGTTTCCTGCCTCAGGTAGAAGGGTCTACTCTGAGGTGAAGGGGGTTCCCCCGAGTCACCTTGTCCCCTGTCCCTCTTTCCAGGGCAAGAGGCAGCTTCATGGGCCCTAAGGGCTCTCCTTCTCGCTGCTCTGGCCCCAACCGGCCCCAGAACTCTTGGCGTACAcaggggggcagtgggaggcaACACCAAGTCCTCATGGAGATCCAGCTCAGCAAGGTGAGCTGGGGGCTCAGCGTGCAGAAAGCCACCTgggtgggggacagggcaggCTATCCCATCCCTGGCACCCAGCCAGCACTTCACCGTGACAACTTACCTCACGGTCCCTAGTCATGCACCAAGTTACAAGTAGTGTTTGCAGAGTGGCTGCTGTGCTGCGCACTAGGTGCTGTTGTAGATGTTAGACATAGCATTGAGCAAAGCGGACAGAAGCCCTGCCTTCCTGTCACTCGTGCGGTAGTGAAGGGAGCCACAGATCTATGCTGTGTGGAATGCAATAAATGCTtggggaaggggagctggggaggatCAGGAAAGTCTTGAAAAGATGTCGTTGGTACAAAGATCTgaggaagggggcaggaggagggcagtCGAGGCCCCTGGGAACTAGGCCGCATACAGCCCTGCAGACCACGGGACGGTTTTGGATTTTCCTGGAGTGAGATGCAGTCAGCAGGCTGGTAGCTGCAGAGCCAGTGACAGCAGTCAGATTCTGGAGAATGCGGATAGGGAAGAACCACAGGTTGGGTGGGCTACCGGGTCGACCTGAGATGGTGCAGGCAGAGGTGCTGCTGCAGGCAGAGGTGCTGCTGACTGGGAGTGAGTCCATGTGGGTCCTCTCCTCAAGCACACAGGGCTGTTGTGCCAAGAAAACTGGGGCTCTCTGCAGCCCACTGGGCAGGGGAGCCAGCACTGGGtgtgggagagaggggaggccagggcaAAGTTCTGAAGATGAGAAAGGCCTTGGCCTGTTTAAGGAGCAGAAGACAGGCCAGTGGGGCTGGCAGGTCAGAAGCAAGGTGGAGGATGGGCTTTGGAGGGAGAGGCTGGGCCTCACCAGGCCAGGGGGAGGTGTTTGCAAGGTGCAAGGTGGGTGGGCATGTGCTTTATGAAGATCCCTCTGGGTGTGTGGAAAAGGGCCTGAGGGACCCAAGCAGGGAGGCCATGCAGGGGAAGAGGGGACAGCAGCCCTCAGACCAGGTGGCAGCAGTGGAGATGACACAAGTGTAGAGGGATTGGAGAAATGTGCCGAGGAACCAAGCCAGATGGCCTTGGTGATGGAGAGGCTGGAGGGCGGTGTTGGTGCTTGGTGACAGGCAGATGGTGCCTCTTAAGTGACAGGAAGGGAATGGGAGCAAGTAGATGCAGGGAGGTCAAGAGTTCAGTATGCCAAGTAGAGTTTGAAATGCATATGGGACAACCATGGGGAGGCAACCAGGTGGGGGGCTGAGGTGTGGCTGGGAGAGACAGGGCCCTGCCTATCTGGCTTAGGCCTCCATCCAACCCGCAGGTGAGCTTCCAG containing:
- the ATG2A gene encoding LOW QUALITY PROTEIN: autophagy-related protein 2 homolog A (The sequence of the model RefSeq protein was modified relative to this genomic sequence to represent the inferred CDS: inserted 1 base in 1 codon); translation: MSRWLWPWSNCVKERVCRYLLHHYLGHFFQEHLSLDQLSLDLYKGSVALRDIHLEIWSVNEVLESIESPLELVEGFVGSIEVAVPWAALLTDHCTVHVSGLQLTLQPRQGPGPGAADSQTWASCMTTSLQLAQECLRDGLPEPSEPPQPLEGLEMFAQTIETVLRRIKVTFLDTVVRVEHSSGDGEHGVAVEIHVQRLEYCDEAVRDPSQAPPVDVHQPPAFLHKLLQLAGVRLHFEELPPQEEPPKPPLQIGSCSGYMELTVKLKQNEAFPGPKLEVAGQLGSLHLLLTPQQLQQLQELLSAMSLADPEGLVGKLNKSRPLGAEDLWLIEQDLNQQLQAGAVAEPLSSEPLTNPLVNPDNTDLFFSMVGLTSSVASALSELSLSDVDLGSSVHSDMAPRRLSAHAHPTGKMAPTPLPDTLRPDSLVKMTLGGMTLTLLQTTAPSSGPPDLTTHFFSEFDATKDGPFGSRDFHHLRPRFQRACPCSHVRLTGTAVQLSWELRTGRGRRTTSTQVHFGQLEVLECLWPRGTSEPEYTEILSFPSSLGSQASARPCAHLCHTQTLRRMSRSRARRPAACHCHSELALDLADFQADVELGALDRLAALLRLATISPPEPPAGLLTEAAPAAEQQTVVRLSAPRATLQLRFPIADLRPERDPWAGRAVRTEQLRLELSEPQFRSELNSGPGPPIPTRLELSCSDLHGTYEDGEKPPIPCLRVSKALDPKSPGRKYFLPQVVVTLNPQLSSAQWEVAPEKGEELELSAESPCELREPEPSPFSSKRTMYETEEMVIPGDPEEMRTFQSRALALSRCSLEVVLPSTHIFLPSKEVYESLYNRINNDLLMWEPADLLPAPDPAAHPPAFPGPSGFWHDNFKMCKSAFKLDSDSDEEDAHFFSVGTSGAPQPPAPESPSPRSQSTVSTLVTVLKGRITAFCETKDELGRRLETSHGELVLDVEQGTIFSVSQYRGQPGLGYFCLEAEKAKLYHRAAVDDYLLPSHLELPSFAPPAQLAPTIYPSEEGVTERGASGHKGQGRGPHMLSTAVRIHLDPHKNVKEFLVTLRLHRATLRHFMALPEQSWHSQLLEFLDVLDDPVLGYLPPTVITVLHTHLFSCAVDYRPLYLPVRVLVTAETFTLSSNIIMDTSTFLLRFILDDSALYLSDKCEVETPDLQRDYVCVLDVDLLELVIKTWKGSTEGKLSQPLFELRCSNNVVHVHSCADSCALLVNLLQYIMSEGDLHPPPRPPSPTEIAGQKVQLSESPASLPSCPPVETALINQRDLADALLDTERSLRELTQPSGDPLTQASPVSVYLFPGERTGAQPHLAPAVTPAGSLGSCSEAKKXEKEEGDGDTLDSDEFCILDAPGLGIPPRDGEPVVTQLHPGPIIVQDGYFSRPLGSTDLLRAPAHFPVPSSRVVLREVSLVWHLYGGRDFGPHPGHRARGSFMGPKGSPSRCSGPNRPQNSWRTQGGSGRQHQVLMEIQLSKVSFQHEVYPVEPATGPAAPGQELEERPLSRQVFIVQELEVRDRLASSQINKFLYLHTSERMPRRAHSNMLTIKALHVAPTTNLGGPECCLRVSLMPLRLNVDQDALFFLKDFFTSLVAGINPMVSAETSAEARPETRVQPRSLQEGQLEDTEMTGSREAAGGRHSSSAEQQPIYFREFRFTSEVPIWLDYHGKHVTMDQVGTFAGLLIGLAQLNCSELKLKRLCCRHGLLGVDKVLGYALNEWLQDIRKNQLPGLLGGVGPMHSVVQLFQGFRDLLWLPIEQYRKDGRLMRGLQRGAASFGSSTASAALELSNRLVQAIQATAETVYDILSPAAPIPRSLQDKRSVRRLRKGHQPADLREGVVKAYDTVREGILDTAQTICDVASRGHEQKGLTGAVGGVIRQLPPTVVKPLILATEATSSLLGGMRNQILPDAHKDHTLKWRSDEGQD